The following are encoded together in the Lactuca sativa cultivar Salinas chromosome 1, Lsat_Salinas_v11, whole genome shotgun sequence genome:
- the LOC111917419 gene encoding B3 domain-containing protein REM10, with the protein MADPQPQNFFKFVPPGFLFNLGNMVFDFMVFDQSTCQKHYPNLFDEIEGDEPLTESDTINTHRPKKLKKRKRNDYASEDENNFEVGDNGCFMFKMTPYVFSNSRLCVPIKFARSNGLTTQGPIRTCTQVYLMDHTRMTWPATLTKTKKQIYLTGWREFIAKNHLKVGDVCRFELVKHGEYLPVDFSISNGLKAGEMILRDNKGRSWKVHMNKANEKRLYLGYGLKDFLVSNGMKEGDAFKFELLEKKEDKPPIVSFMFLKSNPIKSHKQAKFTQKEGSSMCEEDGRPYFVGELKPGSIKQSILYLPKKFAKSNGLMNHNKMTLRNVEDERSWTVEFKNHKNTYYYIGRGWKDFRVANGLKEGDRFKFELVNKGENPITLNL; encoded by the exons ATGGCAGACCCTCAACCTCAAAATTTCTTCAAGTTTGTCCCTCCAGGCTTCTTATTCAATCTT GGAAACATGGTGTTTGACTTTATGGTGTTTGACCAGTCTACTTGTCAAAAACATTACCCAAATCTATTTGACGAAATAGAAGGAGATGAACCTCTGACAGAATCTGATACGATCAATACACATA GACCGAAGAAGCTTAAAAAGCGCAAGAGGAACGATTATGCATCTGAAGATGAAAATAACTTTGAAGTTGGTGACAATGGTTGTTTCATGTTCAAAATGACTCCTTATGTTTTCAGTAACTCAAGATTG TGTGTTCCAATAAAATTTGCAAGATCAAATGGACTGACTACCCAGGGGCCGATACGCACATGTACACAAGTTTATCTAATGGATCATACACGAATGACATGGCCAGCAACACTCACGAAAACGAAAAAGCAAATCTACTTAACTGGTTGGCGCGAATTCATAGCAAAAAATCACTTGAAAGTCGGAGACGTGTGTAGATTTGAGCTTGTTAAACACGGAGAA TATCTTCCTGTTGACTTTTCGATATCAAATGGTTTAAAAGCGGGAGAAATGATTCTTAGAGACAATAAAGGTCGATCATGGAAAGTTCACATGAACAAAGCTAATGAGAAACGTTTATATCTTGGATATGGACTTAAAGATTTTCTAGTTTCCAATGGAATGAAGGAAGGTGATGCATTCAAGTTTGAGCTCCTCGAGAAAAAGGAGGACAAGCCTCCCATCGTCAGCTTTATGT TTCTAAAAAGCAACCCGATTAAATCCCACAAACAAGCAAAATTTACTCAAAAGGAAGGTTCCAGTATGTGTGAAGAAGATGGTCGCCCATACTTTGTCGGTGAATTGAAGCCCGGCAGCATAAAACAATCGATTCTG TATCTGCCAAAGAAGTTTGCAAAGTCGAATGGATTAATGAATCACAATAAGATGACTCTCAGAAATGTTGAAGATGAAAGGTCGTGGACTGTGGAGTTTAAGAACCATAAGAATACATACTATTATATAGGGCGAGGTTGGAAAGATTTTAGGGTTGCAAATGGACTGAAGGAAGGAGATCGTTTCAAATTCGAGCTTGTCAACAAGGGGGAAAACCCCATT acACTAAATTTGTGA